In Amia ocellicauda isolate fAmiCal2 chromosome 7, fAmiCal2.hap1, whole genome shotgun sequence, one genomic interval encodes:
- the pin1 gene encoding peptidyl-prolyl cis-trans isomerase NIMA-interacting 1: protein MADDEKLPSGWEKRMSRSSGRVYYFNHITNASQWERPSGAGDGKGEPDKVRCSHLLVKHNQSRRPSSWRQENITRSKEEALDLIQQYIEKIKSGDEEFESLASQFSDCSSARNGGDLGTFGRGQMQKPFEDASFALKVGDMSGPVFTDSGVHIILRTG, encoded by the exons ATGGCAGATGACGAGAAGCTACCATCGGGCTGGGAGAAGCGCATGAGCCGCAGCTCGG GCCGGGTTTACTACTTCAATCACATCACCAACGCCAGCCAGTGGGAGCGGCCCAGCGGGGCGGGCGATGGGAAGGGCGAGCCGGACAAAGTGCGCTGCTCCCACCTGCTGGTCAAACACAACCAGTCGCGCCGGCCCTCCTCATGGCGACAGGAGAACATCACGCGCTCCAAGGAGGAGGCCCTGGACCTGATCCAGC AGTACATCGAGAAGATCAAATCTGGAGATGAGGAATTTGAGAGCTTGGCATCTCAGTTCAGTGACTGCAGCTCAGCGCGCAATGGAGGGGACCTGGGGACCTTTGGCCGAG GTCAGATGCAGAAGCCCTTTGAGGATGCCTCGTTCGCACTGAAAGTGGGAGACATGAGCGGGCCGGTGTTCACGGACTCTGGAGTCCACATCATCCTGCGCACGGGATGA
- the vav1 gene encoding proto-oncogene vav, with product MELWRQCAQWLIQCRVLPENHRVTWSSAQVCELAHALRDGVLLCQLLNNLHPQTINLKEINLRPQMSQFLCLKNIRTFLLACQEKFGMRKNELFEAFDLFDVRDFAKVIDTLSSLSYTAIAQNRGIPPFPTEDSVPDEEIYSGLSDQIDDTGEDDDDLYDCVEDEIDEGDEIYEDLMRTEPCAETQQRMTEVDKRNCCLQEIRQTEEKYTDTLESILQHFMKPLQKFLQPQDIENIFINIEELAVTHRSLLEEIRGSILMSGAENLYQVFIKYKERLLPYGRYCSQVEAATKHLDKVASMKEDVRMKLEECSKRANSGRFSLRDLLMVPMQRVLKYHLLLQELVKHTTDATEKDNLRTALDAMRDLAQCVNEVKRDNEILRQITSFQLSIENMTQSLAMYGRPKIDGELKICSMEKRSKQDRYAFLFDKAMLVCKRKSSDNMELKEIINLETFQLRDESPGEKDSKKWSHVFLLIDSYGHTTYDLYFKTKELKKKWLEQFEMALSNMFPENCTANSHDFQMHSFNETASCKACQMLLRGTFYQGYRCQRCKVAAHKECLGRVPPCGRHSDFSSTMKKNKNNRSTLHRQPEAGLPKMEVCQEYYGLPPPPVAFGQPLHLSMGDIVELTRAEAELSWWEGRNISAGEMGWFPCNKVRPFLARGMPDLSVYSWYAGSMERAGAEALLVSRSDGTYLVRQRQKDAGEYAISIKYNVEIKHIKITTAEGLFRINEKKAFRGLIELVEFYQRNTLKEYFKSLDTTLQFPYKDPEHSTTTPSSEGGVRYFGTARARYDFSARDRSELSLMEGDIIKIISKKAHNGWWKGEVYGRVGLFPSNYVEEDYSDYC from the exons TTCCTGTGTCTGAAGAACATCAGGACGTTCCTGCTGGCCTGCCAGGAGAAGTTCGGGATGAGGAAGAATGAACTGTTTGAGGCTTTTGACCTGTTTGACGTCCGGGATTTCGCAAAG GTCATTGACACTCTGTCCAGCCTCTCCTACACTGCAATCGCACAGAACCGGGGGATACC GCCCTTCCCGACTGAGGACAGCGTCCCAGATGAGGAGATCTACAGCGGCCTCTCTGATCAGATCGA CGACACGGGTGAGGATGACGATGACCTGTACGACTGCGTGGAGGACGAGATCGATGAAGGGGACGAGATCTACGAAGACCTCATGAGGACAGAGCCTTGTGCTGAGACG CAACAGCGCATGACTGAAGTGGACAAGAGGAACTGCTGCCTGCAGGAGatcagacagacagaggagaagtacactgacacactagaGTCTATTCTACag CACTTTATGAAACCCTTGCAGAAGTTCCTGCAGCCCCAAGACATCGAGAACATATTCATCAACATCGAG GAGCTGGCAGTGACCCACCGCAGTCTGCTGGAGGAGATCCGCGGCTCCATCCTGATGTCCGGGGCAGAGAACCTGTACCAGGTCTTCATCAAATACAAAGAGAG gCTGTTGCCCTACGGTCGGTACTGCAGCCAGGTGGAGGCAGCTACCAAACATCTGGACAAGGTGGCCAGCATGAAGGAGGATGTGCGCATGAAGCTGGAG GAGTGCTCGAAGCGGGCGAACAGCGGGCGGTTCTCTCTCCGGGATCTCCTGATGGTGCCCATGCAGAGAGTCCTCAAATACCACCTGCTCCTACAG GAGCTGGTCAAACACACCACAGATGCCACTGAGAAGGACAACCTTCGCACCGCCTTGGATGCCATGAGG GATTTGGCGCAGTGTGTGAACGAGGTGAAACGGGACAATGAAATTCTCCGCCAGATCACGTCCTTCCAGCTGTCCATCGAGAACATG ACGCAGTCCCTGGCGATGTATGGGCGACCAAAGATTGATGGAGAGCTCAAAATCTGCAGCATGGAGAAGCGCTCGAAGCAGGACAG GTACGCCTTCCTCTTCGACAAAGCCATGCTGGTGTGCAAACGGAAGTCCAGCGACAACATGGAGCTGAAGGAGATCATCAACCTGGAGACGTTCCAATTGCGGGACGAGAGCCCCGGCGAGAAGGACAGCAAAAAG TGGTCACATGTCTTCTTACTGATCGACTCCTATGGGCACACCACCTACGATCTGTACTTCAAAACCAAGGAGCTGAAGAAGAAGTGGCTGGAGCAGTTCGAAATGGCACT GTCGAACATGTTTCCAGAGAACTGCACCGCCAACAGCCACGATTTTCAGATGCACTCCTTTAATGAAACCGCTTCCTGTAAAGCTTGCCAAATGCTCTTAAG AGGCACCTTCTATCAAGGCTATCGCTGTCAGCGCTGTAAAGTCGCAGCCCATAAGGAATGTCTGGGGAGAGTGCCCCCTTGTGGAAGACACTCAG ACTTCTCATCCACCATGAAAAAA AATAAGAACAACCGCTCCACACTGCACCGGCAACCGGAAGCAG GCCTGCCCAAGATGGAGGTGTGTCAGGAGTACTATGGGCTGCCCCCCCCGCCCGTGGCGTTCGGCCAGCCCCTGCACCTGTCCATGGGGGACATCGTCGAGCTGACCCGGGCCGAGGCAGAGCTGTCATGGTGGGAG GGCAGGAACATCTCTGCGGGGGAGATGGGCTGGTTTCCCTGCAATAAAGTCCGTCCTTTCTTGGCT AGAGGGATGCCCGATCTCTCCGTCTACTCTTG GTATGCGGGCAGCATGGAGCGCGCGGGCGCCGAGGCACTGCTGGTGTCTCGCTCAGACGGCACCTACCTGGTGCGACAGAGACAGAAGGACGCAGGGGAATACGCCATCAGCATCAA GTACAACGTGGAGATCAAACACATCAAGATCACCACGGCAGAGGGCCTGTTCCGCATCAACGAGAAGAAGGCGTTCAGAGGGTTAATA GAACTCGTGGAGTTCTACCAACGCAACACCCTGAAGGAGTACTTCAAGAGCCTGGACACCACCCTGCAGTTTCCCTACAAAGACCCCGAGCACAGCACCACCACCCCCAGCTCAG AGGGCGGTGTGCGGTACTTCGGCACGGCCAGGGCCCGCTATGACTTCTCAGCCCGTGACCGCTCCGAGCTCTCCCTGATGGAGGGCGACATCATCAAGATCATCTCCAAGAAAGCCCACAATGGCTGGTGGAAAGGAGAGGTGTACGGCCGG GTGGGCTTGTTCCCGTCCAACTACGTCGAGGAGGACTACTCTGACTACTGCTGA